The Pieris rapae chromosome 1, ilPieRapa1.1, whole genome shotgun sequence genome contains the following window.
aaacataaacagcttctttcttttcattttctttctactactattaaaattatgtttaaattggtaatttttttagtgaAGTATTTGAGGAACTTTGGCAAGAATATTGGCTATTTACACTTATATGGAAGGCAATATTGGCTATTTATATGGATGAAATCCAGCGAGTGATACTCGCGGCATTAAAATGTCAACGACCTATATAAAATCATCACTTTCTTATACAATCAACTAGCTATTTTGGTATTCTTCAATACCCAGATATGTTTATTATCTGAATGCCTAAGCTTAGGAGTAGACCTCAAACCTcaataattaagatatttatgttatttttatttattttattttattgataaagtttgccaacgctcggcacactgatgttcaatttctaaattaagaCTAAATGGGAATTATTATCCAGTTGctattttgtattaacatCTAAAACGTAAAAACTATCAACAACTTATTTGAAATGAGATTACCAGACGTCACATctgaacataaattaattaccgtaAGATTGCGATGAaacatcttttaattttttgtaaatttatgagGGTAGTTTATAACTAAGTAGGGAAACGTTAGTTCTCTAATGTCAGTATAATCTACACACCGTGTCGTAAGGATCGTTTGTTAAGATAACCATGGATTCGAAAAGTAGTGAAACAAATGAAACTTTACCATCTGGAGAATTTATTGACGACTATTCACATCTGCGTTTCTCATATTATCGGGATGTCAGCCTCAATAGTTCATTCGCAATAAATTCTAGTGCCTTGTCCAACGATACTTTGGAAACCGACGTCAGTGAGTCTAACATCAAAAAAGCTAAACCACAACTTCCGGATTTGCCACACCCTTCATACGTCATGGCATCGATAATATCATCTGCCTCGAATAGAATGAACACGGGCAATATGCAATTCAAATATGCTAACAGAGTTGAAACAGCAAAAACGCAACCTGCGCAGTTTAAGTTTTCACCATCCCGCCGGTCCACTTTGTTGCCagagaaaaataacaataaattggaATAGATTCCAACATTCAGGTATTTCATTCAGACAGGCTTAGctgaataagtaataatgttgtataactgttttaatgaaaatttgcaAATTTACCGGCACCTGAATTATAAGGTTCTTAAGAAAAATACACTGAATATAgaagagaaatatttttacatttttttcctcGTGAgtgaaattaaagaaaatattttcaagagtaatagaattaaaatatttacaaagtgggaacattttattgtttagtatAGTGATGACGCATCAAAAGAATTGCCTAGGAgacaaaacatataattactaAAGCGAGTGATTTCCCTCGGGCCAACCGCAGTGCAGACGAGTATAACTTTTATTccgcttatttaaaaaaatatgaaatttaaagtttataccAAGTTACAAcatgaaatattgtttttaatttattaacagcgCATGTCTCGTTTAACATTTTAGTGAAATTCTGTAATGCAATATAACATTTGGCAACGAATAAcgtgtaaaataaagaatgttaacatttccattttaaatatttagagtttttgttttaaggaAATCTGTAATATTACATAGAATCTTCCCATTATTGGTATGCgtgtaatataaattctaatatCACCTGTCttgcgttttattttatttccgaAGGGACCTTTTATGATCATGAAAAACACTCAGTAATCCAGGTATTTTTCCGTGGGGTAACCTTAAGCAAACTGTCAAAGTAATAACCCAAGGGAAGAAAGTTTGCTTAGCGAAAAACTTTGTAACATGTCTTTATTTCTGATTGTAACTGGAGTCTGTTGTTGGCAAGGTAATGATTTTCGTGGACTTACTTTAATTTCCACTTTTCGCACATTCACGACAAACTTTGTTGAAATGAAAGTGAGAGGAAAATTTCTTATATACCCGTAGAATTAGTATGTACCCAGTATATTTCAATGTAAATTTGCTTAGGTTTTTGTGTAATGTTAGATACACTTACAAACTAATTTTGAGAAAAATCATAAGCAAAAGTTTGCTCCCAAAATTAATgatacataaacgtattaattatttgtaggaatcctcgaaaatacatttcactttctagcataaaaaaaatcagtggcgctacaacctctttaggtcttggcctcaggtttctgaatctgtttcatgatcatttttaaatctaataggcaagtagaagatcagcctccagtgcctgacacacgtcgtcgacttttcttcacgatgttttccttcaccgttcgagcaaatgttaaatgcgcacattgaaagaaagtccattggtgcacagccgggctcgaacctacgacctctggtATGacagtcacacgctgaagccactaggccaacagtgCTGTTTTCTAACATAAACAATGTCtaagaaagtaaataattactgttgacgtaatcaccaaacaGGGTAAAAAGACCCCCCCCCTACCCCCCGGGTGTTTATGTAATACTTGACCCCTAAAAAGGGCAACATAAAGTAcctatgtatatttatgaaaacctttttaatttttcgtgTACTTGTTCTAATTAACCTTCACGGATCATAATCcatcttataaaaaacaatcttaTCTTAAGCTTTCCCACCGGATATTACAGTTGACCTAGATTACCATAATAAGGATGAGACCCAAAAAAACGCGCAACAAAATTACCATATAGATTGTGTGCGTGAAGACAATGCAATCAATCAGCCCTTCATAGGTACAGCTTTTTGCAATGCAAACAGGAACCTCCTTAATAAAATCGGCCCTTCTATTATTCGAAATATCTGTCATCCCCGGACGCTGtcgtgttattaaataatcatgCCGTCTGTTTTATTTGCAGGGAAAGTGAATACGCTAAGGTCACGGGGAAACATTCCTGCTATAgaggttttttattatctttttttcaagaacctttattttatttatactagcTAGTACTTGGATTTGATTACCCAAACAAAAACTATTGATTTTTAGACGTCTTACTTAGACgtctaaaaatctttttattcttTAGATTTTTGATGAAGATTagatacattaaaacatttgattcaatcgatatataaaattaagagcGAAACTTTTTTGGATATTCTCAGATTATATAATCCTtccaacataatataattctcCAAGCCTGCCAATTAGCGATACTTATGATGTACAACATCCTTCTCGAGGCTGAATATTCGAATATAGCCGACGGTAAAATACGTATTTCGACAGAATTGTATACAGCACTGGTATCGTCTTCCATTGCACAGAGACGGCCATTCTGATAGGCGGTGCACTGAATAAAAGAAACGTGTTTTACCTTGCAGCTGATAGCATAGTTATTGCTtcgacatattatattatacaattatactatttaaagaaacttcCTGCAATTTTGACACGATTCGACCAATGTTAAGTAAAGACGTGTACgagatttaaatatagatcgttcttttacattaaacaatatattagacAATAAACTTgacgttttaataattaagaatgaaacataataattgGTGTAAGCTCTATAGTCACTTATTAATAGTTTGCAATGGTTTTTACAACTTTATGCGATGGAAGTCAATTCGTTTAggtttaatttagaatattaattacaccGCAAATAGCTAAATGTTATACCTCTATAGTTTTAGCTACACGTACGTATTACCGGACCAAGTATAACAATCGATATATACCTTTCAATAGCTACATATCGTTACGTGGAAGCAATGGAGCGAAAACTGCGCTCCCAGTTTTGGCAATATTCAGGAACGAAACAAGCTCAGAACAAATTGGGATACCAACACGGCATTGCTGTTTTGTTAGCAGAAAGTCCGTGTGCAACTGCATAAGCGTTTTGTACCAGTTTGTTAAACAATTGTAAAAcggaataaaatattgttttatttacgtatCAGACATATAACTATGTAACACACGCAGTCTTTGGTTttggtaaatttattatctacaatatttacatagcCTACAGTCTCGTAGTTCTCGAGTCGACTCGTAGTCGTGCTTTGTTTCATATTCCTCACATAAACACTAACTATGCAAAAATTTCAGCTTTGTATCGAGCAGCCCGGATATACAACAACCAATATTAAAACCTTTACTTGTTTGAGTAATTGCgaaatatagttaaaataagtattgagAATATCCATAGTGTTAAATCATCAGCATACTCAACATCAGTCTCATGAGCATACTCAATATACTTCACGTACGTACCCTCACTTTTACGCCATCACATATCACAgccaaattattaatatgacttAGTTGgatgtattgaataatttttactgttctttttccatttttagctgtaggattacgaaataaataaataaagagatttatattattaatattgacgCGTCTATATATGttcataatgtaataatatcgACCAGTAaagtcttataaaaataaacttattaaagcaaaattataaaagtgtCTTAAGCGTGATTTACAGCAATCaatgtttacataaaatttaaaattaatcatttttaaacagGTTCAGAAAGTACCCACTAttcaaacattttcatttagtacatactatatttcatttagaaCATAtagtatgaatatatattaaaatatatttagagaGGAAATCAAAGACATCTGTATCAAAGAAAATCTGTTTAATGTCATAATGATACTTAATAAATgcttatctatattatattttacaaaagctACATTTTATGCATGGACTATTTTTAGCTTAACAAGACAAGCTGTGgttatattttgaaacatGAATCAGTTGAATCCAGTCTTAACaatcacaattaaaaattgtaaactaatcacaatacaaaataaaaatattttttctttctttcatatAGGTACACCAGCATTCTTTCTGgacaaaaaacaattgacaaatattttaagcattttaCCTGCACCAGGCCACAGATgtcaaatgatttttatttacattgttttatcattctacttttaaaaaggcaactaaaatataataaataatatatgtatattatattgatttcacAATACTCAAATACTTTatacaattacattaaatattcacaTATACTAAAGAATATTGACTATATTCTATTTAGAAGAAAAATTgagtgaattaattttataataattatttaaacatcatatttgttcaaaatatttgctaaaacAGCTGtaacaattgtaaaatatgtaatacaattgttacagctgttttaattatgaattcaTAACTCatacaatttgtaattatGAATTCAAAGCTGATCAGTCAAGTTGTTTTTGGTTTCTTCATTACAAATGAATAGacaattcaaaacaataaGAACATcctttcattaatatttttctaacgaTTTATgacaaatattgcaaaacatcAATCAGTtactctatttttttttataaattacattcataCTAACCTTATCAGCACATCTCTACTTATTTAATCTAAGCTTTTCTGCAACATTattctaaatacatatttcacgctttattttacaaagttcaattgttttacttttatctatttatctcCAGAACCTTGCCCATCCCTAAACTCATTGGTTTCTTTTCTTGAgtctaataataatgattgtaTTTCAGAATAAATCACTTCCAGCATCATAAGCCTTGGTTTTGTGTACTGCGGagaaaattatctatttagtttattggttttaatcataatatatataaataaatacataccttAAATAATggcattaatttaatttgttccgCCTGGTTACTACTCTTTACTAAAATTGTGAGAAAGTAAAGAACTCTATTCTGAAAGAGAAAAATTTGAGAATATTACTTTTCTATACagacaaataaaaagtcaagATTTATCTGTGCACAATAGATACAAGTTTATTTAACAACAGATAGATGTGCCTCTAGCAAATTTGTTTTTGGAGGCTGCCATGGCTGCCATGGATGATGGATGGATTTATTCTATACATAGTGcacttacaaatttaattacttcatTAATAATGACATCATCAATGTTATCCCAAGAAACATAATTATCTTCTCTACCTACAACATACTTCACTGACGTCTGTATACCCACAGTCGGAATAACTAGAAGTGTttctgaaaagaaaataatcaaataagaattttataaattccgtaaatgtttatgaacataaacataacataacagatataaagatattgtaaTGATGATTTGGTTTGaactttcattttaattatattttgaataaaaactgAAGTGGACAAAAATAGACTTTTGATagtcattatttattgtaaaaatatacttctgGACTTGTTtgcaaataaagaatttattacttacctGACTGTACGGTGTGTGTAACCCAGAAAAATATAAGGAATGAcatcacaataataataatcgaaGTTGCTGTAAAACTTATACGAATATAGCTCATGgctaaaatattgaaaataattgcaCATATAAGGGACTTCTTTGACCATAATGATGACTTTTGttccttatttttatatgatattacATAGCGCTGAGAAGTTGGATAATTATTACGTTTTTCCACTTTTAGTGTAATGTTGAAGCCGTTCACATTTTCACTAttgataatttgtttgttgATTGTCATTTCTTAACTTATAAGTTCAATTTGATACAAGAAAGCTGCAATCCTTACTCTGTTTTTCTAACtcacaataaataattgaacatAAGCTCTTGAAAACCTAAATTTTTCCAGGTcctgaatatataaaaagttctaCCTAAACCAAAAAGGAAAAATGCAGTTCGATATAGGTGTAAGAAAAGTGATTGTATTGTGTGCGTTCTTTCATCGAGCTTATTCgtaaacaatacaaatttagCGTCCCAACTCCAAGTCCTTTTGATGATTTTCCAATCGACCATTGACAGTATCAGTTGGTATTGTCAACTGTCAGTTATATACTCTGTTATATCGGATACAATTATAATCGCATTTAAATcccaattaatttattaaattagtaaagaATGTTTCTACTATTCATTGAACAGGATAGGatcataaagttattttatcatatttttatgacagcaagtataacaaattttaaaaaaattcatataaatatagctATCATCGTTACTATAGCAActaaaatgcaaataataatctaaatattgaCAAGGCTAATTCATAATCGGTATAAGAGCGGCATTAACATCTATTTAAGTTTGGACCTCATGAATATGGACAACAACGCCTGGGTTTTTGACTCTTTAGTTGGTTTCCTACATGGCCCCGTGTGGAATGTTcccttacaaacatttatagAAGAAAAATCTTTGCGTATGTATGGTCTTTATATatgttcaaacatttattctTTTCAAGGGTAAAGCCATAATGACCTTATTATGTTTAAGCTTTCGAACCTTCGGACGATGGAGAAGTTGTTGACAGGCCAGATTATAAGAAGATACATGATGAATATAGGAACCTGGTATGAGTATCCgtgctaaaatatttaaatatctatctacaaatacaatataatttctaaCCGACCTATGTGAATTACAATACATAGTTTTAAACCTTGTTACGTAATCGATGATGTCTGAGTTTTTTCCTATAAGACATGCATACCTACTCATAAAATCTCGTGTTATCTCTTATCAGGTGGACGTGATGCTTGGATCGTTTATGGATGATATCGGTATCTCGGCTGATCAATTTGAAGCGGCATGTCGCCTCTCCGCGAGTGATTTAGCTGGACTTCCCACATACTTTCACAAACGTCTATTTGAGCAGATATGGGCCGCTAACGACTACGAAATGTTCGTTAAAATGATGACACATAAGAATGTGGAATTACAATTGCAGGTTACTGTaaactacaaaaattatatttaggacTATGTTATATTTAGGGCAGTCAAGAATCTCCAATAATAGAAtacaattaacatatttaatatgttaaataataatattgaccGCAGGCTTTGGATTTAATCGAAAAACGGTATGGCACTATGCCAAGTTTATTCTCGTGTGATGGCGAAGAGCTGGACTCCTCACAAAGTGACGAGAGCGTCGAATGGCCGGATAACGATGACGTCATGATTGAAATTAAGAAGTAAGATTTACTTTTTGTAAACATGTAATACATTCATAAATGTGTTCATAACTTAGTTTGTTCGTAAACTAGTTTGATCCTCCCTCAACTGAGCGttatttaaggcagtttttaccGCGCACAGCACTGTGAAACCGGCTAcctactaaagtatttccgaataaATTCCGCTTCCGGTTTGttccttaaaaaaaaccatagaGGCCTAAATTTGCCCTTACCTTGGACCCATTACCATGGGGTGAGGTAACCTGTACGAGTATACATAGGACCTGATTTAGAGGTCTGGAGGCCTTGGGGCACAAAGGAGTGAAGATCCTCTGGCTACAAAttctttttcaaataaaatgattataatatttttaataatataaataaaatttttcaatCAATATAAGAGTACTGGGAAACCGAGTATTCttttagtatttaacaaacacataaaaaaatcaaataaaagttatttactagtcagaaaataaaataaaaatgtctctATTGTGGAGGCCctgaaaaatctttaaatatattttatgatttagaCTTACACTTGATGACTTGGAAACTGATGAGGTTACAGTGCCACCAGAAGAGGTTAAGGCTGAGAAGCAAACTCTTCTGACGAAACTGCATAGTTTTGAAAAAAGAGATGAAATAAAAGCGGTAGAAACCCCCAAAGAAAAACCAAACATCAAGATTCCGGTTGTCATTGTACCGAAAAAGCCAGAGGTAAGTTAACAGCCTTTGTGGCACAAAATGGTGAAATGGTGAATGATAACCTATGTCTTTTAAACAAATCAGGCGGGAGAAATCTTATTGAATAATTACGGGATATCAAAcacaacaaatatttcataaattataaaaaaaatcgtgtttttacaattttcaattatgtttcaatttctatatatataatgtttatatatatatatatataatgtggaAACGAAACCACTTTTTGGTTTCTTTTTGTACTAACTTCGTTTGTAACACTAGTTTATTGAAAACTATTTGCTGCAATCAGCTCGCAATAAAGCTTATATGTTTTCATATTCAATCGagaaatttcatttgttttcattGCTTCttcatttgtatttaaagGTATCGGAAGAAGAAATAAAGGCACGACAAgagtatttaaaacaacagaGGGACAAGTTGCTGGCTTTAAAGAAGCAAGTTCGTGAAAAACAACTTGGTGCTGAAACTGAAGCTCTTTCTGGCGGTAATTTTATGAACTATCTGTTGATCCATAGGCGGATTTGCCCTAAGACCCAGTAGGCCCGGGCCTAGGGCGGCAAGATGCGAAGGGCGGCAAAACGTgccagtttttttaaatattagttaaatttatgtcTACAAATTTGTCTCGATGAAATTTTTTGCCTTTTGTAGTTCTTTCAAGAAACTGTTTCCTATAGACACTAGACAACGCATACGCAGTTTAACGAAGATCTAGTACACCGTGCCTAAAGATATCTATAACATAGTATCTTGTCTATAGGTGTTGAGAAAGTGGCGGCACATGAGCCTAGAGCGGCTAGGTTTACCCGCctttgtttagattttttatttatttagaacagggggcaaacgggcaggaggctcacctgatgttaagtgatagcgccgcccatggacactctcaatgccagagggctcgcgagtgcgttgccaaccatttaagaattggtacgctcttgaaGGATCCACATGTTTTTGACATTCTACGCCGTTGTAGAAAATGGCATTCTAGGAAGGAATatgaagtaaataattatgtgtagccatactaatatttataccatttataaatttacgagAGATTACCACGTGGTTACTACACTTATGATCGACTctaatttttgaataaaataaaaatacgttattCAAGGTGGCGAAGGCACAGCAAAGTTTCAAAGGCCTAAATCAGCACGAATGGCCCAAGCAGCTCTATCTGGATCAGCACCAGCTCCGTCTCCAGACGCGATGCAGTTACGAAGGGCCCTCGCTACTAAACTTAAGACCGAAGTGGTGGAAAGCAGCCATTAATCTTATTCGCTTCTttcaattttatgtatttattgttggTATTAATAGCCTGTGTCAGGGCGTTTTCCTTTGGCGGTGAGTGACAGTTGCAGGAAGAACTTGCGTTAATCAATAATGACAGAATCCGCATGGCTAATTTAAAatggattttaaatttcacagGTTCCACTTCAAGTATAGAAAATCGGGTCTTTGAagggatgttttttttaattgatataacaAACGCGTAGAAAAGTCTAGAAAAAGATGTTTTCAGATTTCGCAacgaaaattttaagaaagtacaaaaataaatatatttatttatctttctaATTACCGTTTTCCATAGAAGTTGTGGgtgatgattttatttatttttgttagctTGTTCGAAAAACTTGCccattttatattagtataattacttaatagaGTAATTGTTTTTCTCTTGTTCTTTCACTATGATTAAATTgtcgaaataaataacacaacaTGTAtcgtatttcttatatttatattgcttaCGTAACTAGTGACATAATAATAGCATTATTAtaagcttatttattttacacaactCGCCAATAGttaaatctattataaatttaattctgtGTATAAATTAGTTTACGATGGTCAACCACCTAgacagataaaaaatagttattgttACAGTCTACTTTTATCTAGAAATTTAACCAGCGGAAGTCATTTCaaggaatataaaaaaaatcaaatataattgacAGTCGGATGATGCCGTTCGATAAACACTTTACGAATAACCGTGCGTTATTCGTAAGGCGATATGGAAACTGGACATTATTCACAGGACAAATAAagtacacaaaatatttacaaatttctgACAATTCATTCAACGCTCGTAAAATTTTGTCTCGCCGTCGCTGTGcataagttaaaaaatgattaattgaATTGCGTCCATGTAGTTTGAATTACAACATTTTGagatcaaatttataaaaactattaaaactgATATGTTTTGGactgttaaaataaactttgaaaACTTTGAAAGCCAATATCCTGCATAAGACAATTTGGGTTAAATAACAGTCGGGGTCTCCTACGCCTAAACAGTCTTATTGGTGTAAGAGACCGCGAGCGTCATTTTCGAAATGTCGTTGGGGGACtaagaaaattacaattacgttttttgtaattgtattttattcattaacaaTACAgtacaaaaaatcaaatctaTATTGCTTTAAACGAAAAAATCTCAAAGCCACgcttacatttaaaattaatcattttaaataattctttaatgtCAAGCGATGTCCCCGTTTGTCTATTGTCATTGAGAACTAGACCGTATCTGTGGTGGGGGAATGTTTGTTGTTgaaaaattttagtaaaacatCACCAAAAATTTTAGGCTAGCAACACTGGCTTTTGCGTGGCTCTGGTAACATTTTTGGTTAAGAATGCACTGAATCACCGAAATAAAATCTTGAATTCTCTATATAATCGTTAAGTGCTTAGTTCATTCCCGATCCATATTTCAAATACCATTTCTTACTATTTGAACTGAAACCCAGAAAGCTGATAGTAACTTTGAATATGTGGGCATGAGAATGTAAGGCGAAGCGAAGGCCAAGTACCCCAATCACGGGTCACATTATCCAGATCATTAATGGTGGATTATTTGAAATTGCCACGCCCACCACCCCCTTTGTGCATCAAAGCGATCGCCACCTTTGAAAAATGTACGAGTATCGTGTCAAAATTAAGAATCGCAAACtcgtacatataaatattgtcaGACATTACTACGTATGTTCAATTACATGCGAATTACACAAGTGTTTCGTCAAAATCGATGAAACTCGAGATTTTTACAAAACCTTACGTTGAAAATTAAGGATTATCTTAACCGATGCATTAACCACTGGTTAATGTATGcaacgtattttttaaatatttctatatgtaCAGAACTACCAGGATTGTAGTAGCATTCAAGAGTTTGACAaagtattagaaaaaaatgtcaAACTTGTGTCGAGTACGTATGAACATTCTTCTAATGTCCATCCGTGTTAAGCCGcatttgaaatattgaaatagttaCGTTAATTGGTATACGTAACGTA
Protein-coding sequences here:
- the LOC123689262 gene encoding uncharacterized protein LOC123689262, translated to MDSKSSETNETLPSGEFIDDYSHLRFSYYRDVSLNSSFAINSSALSNDTLETDVSESNIKKAKPQLPDLPHPSYVMASIISSASNRMNTGNMQFKYANRVETAKTQPAQFKFSPSRRSTLLPEKNNNKLE
- the LOC110997450 gene encoding phosphatidylinositol N-acetylglucosaminyltransferase subunit H isoform X1 — protein: MTINKQIINSENVNGFNITLKVEKRNNYPTSQRYVISYKNKEQKSSLWSKKSLICAIIFNILAMSYIRISFTATSIIIIVMSFLIFFWVTHTVQSETLLVIPTVGIQTSVKYVVGREDNYVSWDNIDDVIINEVIKFNRVLYFLTILVKSSNQAEQIKLMPLFKYTKPRLMMLEVIYSEIQSLLLDSRKETNEFRDGQGSGDK
- the LOC110997450 gene encoding phosphatidylinositol N-acetylglucosaminyltransferase subunit H isoform X2; translation: MTINKQIINSENVNGFNITLKVEKRNNYPTSQRYVISYKNKEQKSSLWSKKSLICAIIFNILAMSYIRISFTATSIIIIVMSFLIFFWVTHTVQSETLLVIPTVGIQTSVKYVVGREDNYVSWDNIDDVIINENRVLYFLTILVKSSNQAEQIKLMPLFKYTKPRLMMLEVIYSEIQSLLLDSRKETNEFRDGQGSGDK
- the LOC110997454 gene encoding cilia- and flagella-associated protein 36; the protein is MNMDNNAWVFDSLVGFLHGPVWNVPLQTFIEEKSLPFEPSDDGEVVDRPDYKKIHDEYRNLVDVMLGSFMDDIGISADQFEAACRLSASDLAGLPTYFHKRLFEQIWAANDYEMFVKMMTHKNVELQLQALDLIEKRYGTMPSLFSCDGEELDSSQSDESVEWPDNDDVMIEIKKLTLDDLETDEVTVPPEEVKAEKQTLLTKLHSFEKRDEIKAVETPKEKPNIKIPVVIVPKKPEVSEEEIKARQEYLKQQRDKLLALKKQVREKQLGAETEALSGGGEGTAKFQRPKSARMAQAALSGSAPAPSPDAMQLRRALATKLKTEVVESSH